Below is a window of Candidatus Cetobacterium colombiensis DNA.
TACTACAGGAGAAGATATTATATTCTTATATAAGCATGGAGATGCTGCTTCTTCTATGATACTTGCAGGAGTTCTTTGTAAAAAATTACTTTCTCAAGCTCCTAAAGCTATTCCTCTTGAAATTGGAGGAATATATCATGGAGAAAAAAATGAAGCCTATATTAGAGTTGCAATTCAAAAAATGATTATAACACATGATTCCCTAGGAAGTTCATTAGAAATAAATCTTCCTATAGACACTAATATGAATAACTTTAAAAGTATTTTTTCTAATATAGCATTTTCCCTTATTCCAGAAACTCAGGCTATACAATTTGGTTCTGGTTGTAGTGTTACAAAAAAGGCTCATTCTAACTTAACTTCAATGCCTAAAAGAGTTGAGATTTCTTTAGCTCCAAATATTGAAACGAAAATACCTGCCTTAGCTTTAGTATATGATATTATCTTTGAAAGCATCGCAGCTTTCTCTTTATTGAATAGCTAAATAACATAAAAATACTTCAATAATTATAATTATTGAAGTCTTACATTAAAAGGAGGCAGTTATGCAGGAATTATTAAAAAAACTCGTTGAAAAACATAGACAAACAACTAATTTAGGAAAAGTTGCTAATTACATTCCAGAATTAGAAAAAACTAATCCTAAGGATTTAGGAATATATATTATAGATAATGATGGAAATGAATACTTTGCAGGAGAGTACAATAATAAATTTACTGTTCAAAGTATTTCAAAAGTTGTTGCTCTTATGCTTGCTATATTCGATAATGGTGAGGATTACGTTTTCTCTAAAGTTGGAATGGATCCAAGTGGTGATCCTTTTAATTCCATTAGAAAACTAGAAACTTCTAGTAGAAGAAAACCATATAATCCCATGATTAATGCTGGTGCAATTGTAGTTTCGTCGATGATTAAAGGAAATGATGTTAAAGATAAATTCAATAGGCTATTAGAATTTTTTAAAAAAATAACAGAGGATCCAACTTTAGAGTTAAATCCTAAAGTTTATTTAAGTGAATCAGAAACTGGAAATAAAAATAGAGCAATGGGATATTATTTAAAAGATGAAGGAATTATTTCTGGTAATGTGGAAGAAGCTTTAGAAATCTATTTTAAACAATGCTCAATTGATGTAACTGCTAAAACTATTGCTAAATTAGGACTATTTTTAGCCAATGAAGGACAATTAAGTAATGGTGAGCAGGTTGTTTCCAATAGAGTTAGTCGAATTGTTAAAACACTTATGGTTACTTGTGGAATGTATGATAATTCAGGTGAATTTGCTGTTAGGGTTGGTTTACCTTCTAAAAGTGGAGTCGGTGGTGGAATTGTTTCCGTAGTACCGCATAAAATGGGGATTGGAATATATTCTCCTGCTTTAGATCAAAAAGGAAATCCATTAGCTGGCATTTATCTTTTAGAAGATTTGTGTAACGAACTTAAATGTAGAATTTTTTAAAAAAAGCTCTCCCAAAAGGAGAGCTTCTTATTTTTAGTGAATTATTTTTTTACCATTTTCTTGTGGTTCTTTTTTCGATAAATGTATTTCTTTATTTACTGCCATTTCTGCAAATTTATCTAAAATTGCATCTAAGTCTGAAGTTTCAACTAACTCTTTATAAATAGGATCTTCTTCTATTTTTTTTGAAACCTTATATTTTTTCTCACCTTCTGTATCTATTTCAAAATCTCCTTCAAATTCTCCATAAACTGGGTTTAATTTAGGTTCGATTTCCTTTACCATATCTGCTACAAACATTGAAAATATTTTCTTTACATCTTCAACACCTTGAGCTTTAGACATTCTAGCTTTGTAGTCTCCCCAATATTTAGATTCTACCTCTGAAAATGATTTTTTGTATGACATTTTTTTACCTCCTCAACGACTTGTTTTTACAGGTTATATATTACCTATTTACGCTAAGTTATTCTACCTTCCTTTTTTCTTTTAATTTTTTATATACAAAAATAAAGTATATTAAAAAGATAAAACCTGCGCTCCAGTTTATAACTAAAATCCCTATCCAAACTCCTTTTACTCCATTAAAAATATCAATTAATTTAGGAAAACAAATAATAGGCATAAGAAATTGTCTATAAACACCAATTAAAATAGAAAATTTTGGATATTTCAATCCCCTTAAAACTGCATCACATATATTTACTAAAATGTATGAATTAAATGTAAATCTCTCTATTGAAAAATAATCTATTCCATAATTAATAACCTTTAAATTTTTTGTAAATATTTTAAATAAAAATGGAGATAAATAATTTATAAATACCATCCCTAAAGACATTATAATAAATCCATATAACATTGTTTTTAAAAAAACTATTTTTACTCTTTCTAAATTATTTGCACCAAAGTTTTGACCTGTAATACTTAAAACAGCATTATTTAATCCTATTGCTGGTAATAAAATCAATTGTTCTATACGAGTTGAGATTCCATAAGATGCAACAGCTAAGCT
It encodes the following:
- the glsA gene encoding glutaminase A; protein product: MQELLKKLVEKHRQTTNLGKVANYIPELEKTNPKDLGIYIIDNDGNEYFAGEYNNKFTVQSISKVVALMLAIFDNGEDYVFSKVGMDPSGDPFNSIRKLETSSRRKPYNPMINAGAIVVSSMIKGNDVKDKFNRLLEFFKKITEDPTLELNPKVYLSESETGNKNRAMGYYLKDEGIISGNVEEALEIYFKQCSIDVTAKTIAKLGLFLANEGQLSNGEQVVSNRVSRIVKTLMVTCGMYDNSGEFAVRVGLPSKSGVGGGIVSVVPHKMGIGIYSPALDQKGNPLAGIYLLEDLCNELKCRIF